From Micromonospora echinospora, one genomic window encodes:
- the hppD gene encoding 4-hydroxyphenylpyruvate dioxygenase, giving the protein MTQAIDRPMSTEEVDVDALVGAVDHDISHDPFPVRGLDHIGFLVGNAKQAAHYYSTAFGMTAVAYRGPEQGYRDYAEYVLTSGSARFVLRGAVRPDAPDAALVAKHSDGVADIALEVPDVDAAYAHATAQGATGLLEPHEVTDEHGTVRVAAIATYGDTRHTLVDRSRYTGPFLPGFVARGPIVDRQPMIDAGVQPKRFFQAVDHVVGNVELGRMDEWVEFYRRVMGFTNMAEFIGDDIATDYSALMSKVVANGTRKVKFPLNEPAVARKKSQIDEYLEFYQGPGAQHIAVATNDILASVDAMRAAGVEFLDTPDSYYDDPELRARIGNVRVPIEELKARKILVDRDEDGYLLQIFTKPVQDRPTVFFELIERHGSLGFGKGNFKALFEAIEREQERRGNL; this is encoded by the coding sequence ATGACCCAGGCGATCGACCGACCCATGTCGACCGAAGAGGTCGACGTCGACGCGCTCGTCGGCGCCGTCGACCACGACATCAGCCACGACCCGTTCCCGGTGCGCGGACTCGACCACATCGGCTTCCTGGTGGGCAACGCCAAGCAGGCCGCCCACTACTACTCCACCGCGTTCGGCATGACCGCCGTGGCGTACCGGGGGCCGGAGCAGGGCTACCGGGACTACGCCGAGTACGTGCTCACCAGCGGTTCGGCCCGGTTCGTCCTCCGGGGCGCGGTCCGCCCCGACGCGCCGGACGCCGCCCTGGTCGCCAAGCACAGCGACGGCGTCGCCGACATCGCCCTGGAGGTCCCGGACGTCGACGCGGCGTACGCGCACGCCACCGCCCAGGGCGCGACCGGCCTGCTGGAGCCGCACGAGGTCACCGACGAGCACGGCACCGTCCGGGTCGCCGCGATCGCCACCTACGGCGACACCCGGCACACCCTGGTCGACCGCTCCCGCTACACCGGCCCGTTCCTGCCCGGCTTCGTCGCCCGGGGGCCGATCGTCGACCGGCAGCCCATGATCGACGCCGGGGTGCAGCCGAAGCGCTTCTTCCAGGCGGTCGACCACGTGGTCGGCAACGTCGAGCTGGGCCGTATGGACGAGTGGGTCGAGTTCTACCGGCGCGTGATGGGCTTCACCAACATGGCGGAGTTCATCGGCGACGACATCGCCACCGACTACTCGGCGCTGATGAGCAAGGTGGTCGCCAACGGCACCCGGAAGGTCAAGTTCCCGCTCAACGAGCCGGCCGTCGCCCGGAAGAAGTCGCAGATCGACGAGTACCTGGAGTTCTACCAGGGGCCGGGCGCCCAGCACATCGCGGTGGCCACCAACGACATCCTGGCCAGCGTCGACGCGATGCGGGCCGCCGGCGTGGAGTTCCTGGACACCCCGGACTCGTACTACGACGACCCGGAGCTGCGCGCCCGGATCGGCAACGTACGGGTGCCGATCGAGGAACTGAAGGCCCGCAAGATCCTCGTCGACCGGGACGAGGACGGCTACCTGCTCCAGATCTTCACCAAGCCGGTGCAGGACCGGCCGACGGTCTTCTTCGAGCTGATCGAGCGGCACGGTTCGCTCGGCTTCGGCAAGGGCAACTTCAAGGCCCTCTTCGAGGCGATCGAACGCGAGCAGGAGCGGCGCGGCAACCTCTGA
- a CDS encoding ArsR/SmtB family transcription factor — translation MRIQVTPADIAASRYAISPLGEAMSALRLCAGQHSVPGLAPWTARVRPAYQRLRREVPAVGALLALLRRGGYNADFIQPPPAGTGRSFADEIAAVRATPRERARYELARNLAGHRTPPAYAQRIFRSPDVVDRLADAVEAVWATLVEPEWPRLRTILERDVVQRAGRLVTYGWGAAVAGLDPRLSWDPGGPFGAIVVADRQPDVYSLGGKGLLFVPTVFGMMINYVEPPWPFALVYRASGVVDLLGPPDPDRPPDALDRLLGRTRAAVLRALAAPATTSQLVRQLDLTLGGVGGHLAVLRDAGLVTRTRTGRAVRYARTTLGDALARDARPG, via the coding sequence GTGCGGATCCAGGTGACCCCGGCCGACATTGCGGCCAGCCGGTACGCCATCTCGCCGTTGGGCGAGGCGATGTCGGCGCTCCGGTTGTGCGCCGGCCAGCACAGCGTGCCTGGGCTCGCGCCGTGGACGGCCCGGGTCCGCCCGGCGTACCAGCGGCTGCGCCGGGAGGTGCCGGCGGTGGGGGCGCTGCTGGCCCTGTTGCGCCGGGGCGGCTACAACGCCGACTTCATCCAGCCGCCGCCGGCCGGCACCGGACGGAGCTTCGCCGACGAGATCGCCGCGGTCCGGGCCACCCCGCGCGAGCGGGCCCGCTACGAACTGGCCCGCAACCTCGCCGGGCACCGCACCCCGCCGGCGTACGCGCAGCGGATCTTCCGCTCACCGGACGTGGTGGACCGGCTCGCGGACGCGGTCGAGGCGGTCTGGGCGACCCTGGTCGAGCCGGAGTGGCCCCGACTGCGGACCATCCTGGAGCGGGACGTCGTCCAGCGCGCCGGCCGGCTGGTCACCTACGGCTGGGGTGCCGCCGTGGCCGGTCTCGACCCCCGGCTGAGCTGGGATCCGGGTGGCCCGTTCGGCGCCATCGTGGTGGCCGACCGGCAGCCGGACGTCTACTCGCTCGGTGGCAAGGGGCTGCTCTTCGTGCCGACCGTCTTCGGCATGATGATCAACTATGTCGAGCCGCCGTGGCCGTTCGCGCTGGTCTACCGCGCCTCCGGCGTGGTGGACCTGCTCGGCCCGCCCGACCCGGACCGGCCGCCGGACGCTCTGGACCGGCTGCTCGGCCGCACCCGGGCGGCGGTGCTGCGGGCCCTGGCCGCACCCGCCACCACCAGCCAGCTCGTCCGGCAGCTCGACCTGACCCTGGGCGGGGTCGGTGGGCATCTGGCGGTGCTGCGGGACGCCGGGCTGGTGACCCGCACCCGCACCGGGCGGGCGGTCCGGTACGCCCGCACCACGCTCGGCGACGCCCTGGCCCGGGACGCCCGGCCCGGGTAG
- a CDS encoding MFS transporter, which translates to MTSARTTTAPPVAPDRPATFRDVFAVAEFRVIFASYGVFLIGETVKMLALSVLVYERTGSGLIAALAYVTGFLPHAFGGVFLLALADRWPPRAVIVGYELVRLALVAVLAIGVLPPAGMLGLVFVVGLFGPVSSAARTALLPEILHGDAYVLGRSLLTVASGGTQVVGFAVGGLLLGVVGPYGALWLTAATCALSALLVRAGLRARPGRNRSAPARPDGTGPTGPARTDGTGPTGPARTDGTGPTGPTRTGAVRETWRGNRELLADRRIRGLLLAQWLPGSMLVGAEAVAVPYAAGLGPGASAGVLLMAGAFGMLVGDLVVGRFVPPAARERLSPWLALLLGVPVLGFLFRPGLVVAALLFAVAAAGFAYQLGLARRFLDAVPESRRGQAFGLTSTGLMTAQGLAAAGGGAVTEVTGPAVAMALAGVASLAATGALWRVLTPEPSPDRPD; encoded by the coding sequence GTGACCTCAGCCCGCACCACCACCGCACCACCTGTCGCGCCGGACCGGCCGGCCACCTTCCGGGACGTCTTCGCCGTCGCCGAGTTCCGGGTGATCTTCGCCAGCTACGGCGTGTTCCTGATCGGCGAGACGGTCAAGATGCTCGCCCTCTCCGTGCTGGTGTACGAGCGCACCGGATCCGGCCTGATCGCCGCGCTCGCGTACGTCACCGGGTTCCTGCCGCACGCGTTCGGCGGGGTGTTCCTGCTCGCCCTCGCCGACCGGTGGCCGCCCCGCGCCGTCATCGTCGGCTACGAACTGGTCCGGCTGGCCCTGGTGGCGGTGCTCGCCATCGGGGTGCTCCCGCCGGCCGGCATGCTCGGGCTGGTCTTCGTCGTCGGGCTGTTCGGCCCGGTCAGCAGCGCCGCCCGGACCGCGCTGCTGCCGGAGATCCTGCACGGCGACGCGTACGTGCTGGGCCGCTCCCTGCTCACCGTGGCGTCCGGCGGCACCCAGGTCGTCGGGTTCGCCGTCGGCGGCCTCCTGCTCGGCGTGGTCGGGCCGTACGGGGCGCTCTGGCTGACCGCCGCCACCTGCGCCCTGTCGGCCCTGCTCGTCCGGGCCGGGCTGCGGGCCCGTCCCGGGCGGAACCGGAGCGCCCCGGCCCGGCCCGACGGGACCGGCCCGACCGGCCCGGCCCGAACCGACGGGACCGGCCCGACCGGCCCGGCCCGAACCGACGGGACCGGCCCGACCGGCCCGACCCGGACCGGCGCGGTGCGGGAGACCTGGCGGGGAAACCGGGAACTCCTCGCCGACCGGCGGATCCGGGGACTGCTGCTGGCCCAGTGGCTGCCCGGCTCGATGCTGGTCGGGGCCGAGGCGGTCGCCGTGCCGTACGCGGCCGGACTCGGCCCCGGGGCGAGCGCCGGCGTGCTGCTGATGGCCGGGGCGTTCGGAATGCTCGTCGGGGACCTGGTGGTCGGGCGGTTCGTGCCGCCGGCCGCCCGGGAACGGCTCAGCCCGTGGCTCGCGCTGCTGCTCGGCGTACCGGTGCTGGGGTTCCTGTTCCGGCCCGGCCTGGTCGTCGCCGCGCTGCTCTTCGCGGTGGCCGCCGCCGGTTTCGCCTACCAGCTCGGACTGGCCCGCCGGTTCCTCGACGCGGTGCCCGAGTCCCGGCGCGGCCAGGCGTTCGGGCTGACCAGCACCGGCCTGATGACCGCCCAGGGACTCGCCGCGGCCGGTGGCGGCGCGGTGACCGAGGTGACCGGCCCGGCGGTGGCGATGGCCCTCGCCGGGGTCGCCTCGCTCGCCGCCACCGGGGCGCTGTGGCGGGTCCTCACCCCGGAGCCGTCGCCCGACCGTCCGGATTAG
- a CDS encoding PQQ-binding-like beta-propeller repeat protein, which yields MAVVVLTLTGVWNPWPGVWDAVNRSRPISEPDVTWQRRIGGTPKSVTVAGDTVVVEQRTRVEGLSLATGAPLWERKADWAAVAGNGRDAVVAVGKLLVKGYELLDPATGAVRRRDNEAVAVWTYRNMVLDARCAQATDCTVSAWDVRGSRPLWTAFLPGVESGFFADNPELLGTRRLTGLRIDPGVAGPEAVPALLGFPVDGRVHVLDTATGRVVRDIEPGREERLVAVGGRLLRIEARSEDGTCYFTISGRDANTGREVWRRAGINLRTADNAGCVQREDPQGARNVVVGVAPDARETVVDAYDGRLLWVGAAGEKLVAVDDRHLLARSADKRSIVGRELGVDRPRWTRRSAEKTAGALTPYAAVLSEDGPSRAVALDPRTGRELANLRTSANVLAVGPGGMVIGEGREIGYVRFAGAPGGAPAAGDDGSGRNSGDGSDGNSGDGPGRGPDPAASCGPKGESCPEPDGGKDG from the coding sequence ATCGCGGTCGTCGTGCTGACCCTGACCGGGGTGTGGAATCCCTGGCCGGGGGTGTGGGACGCGGTCAACCGCAGCCGACCCATCTCCGAGCCGGACGTGACCTGGCAGCGCCGCATCGGCGGCACCCCGAAGAGCGTCACCGTCGCCGGGGACACCGTCGTCGTGGAGCAGCGGACCCGGGTGGAAGGGCTCAGCCTCGCCACCGGCGCGCCGCTGTGGGAGCGCAAGGCGGACTGGGCGGCGGTCGCCGGGAACGGTCGTGACGCGGTCGTCGCGGTCGGCAAGCTGCTGGTCAAGGGGTACGAGCTGCTCGACCCGGCGACCGGCGCGGTGCGCCGCCGGGACAACGAGGCGGTGGCCGTCTGGACGTACCGGAACATGGTGCTGGACGCCCGCTGCGCCCAGGCCACCGACTGCACGGTCAGCGCCTGGGACGTGCGGGGCAGCCGTCCGCTCTGGACGGCCTTCCTGCCCGGCGTGGAGAGCGGCTTCTTCGCCGACAACCCGGAACTGCTCGGCACCCGGCGACTGACCGGCCTCCGGATCGACCCCGGCGTGGCCGGTCCGGAGGCGGTGCCCGCCCTGCTCGGCTTCCCGGTCGACGGCCGGGTGCACGTGCTGGACACCGCGACCGGCCGGGTGGTGCGTGACATCGAGCCCGGCCGGGAGGAACGGCTGGTCGCCGTCGGTGGGCGGCTGCTGCGGATCGAGGCGAGGTCGGAGGACGGCACCTGCTACTTCACCATCTCCGGCCGGGACGCGAACACCGGGCGGGAGGTGTGGCGACGCGCCGGGATCAACCTGCGAACCGCCGACAACGCCGGGTGCGTGCAGCGGGAGGACCCGCAGGGCGCGCGGAACGTGGTGGTCGGGGTGGCCCCGGATGCCCGGGAGACGGTCGTGGACGCCTACGACGGGCGGCTGCTCTGGGTCGGCGCGGCCGGGGAGAAACTCGTCGCCGTCGACGACCGCCACCTGCTGGCCCGCTCCGCGGACAAACGCTCGATCGTCGGACGGGAACTCGGCGTCGACCGTCCGCGCTGGACCCGGCGGTCGGCGGAGAAGACGGCCGGGGCGCTCACCCCGTACGCGGCGGTGCTCAGCGAGGACGGTCCCTCCCGGGCGGTCGCCCTCGACCCCCGTACCGGGCGGGAACTGGCGAATCTGCGTACCTCGGCGAACGTGCTGGCGGTCGGGCCCGGTGGCATGGTGATCGGCGAGGGTCGGGAGATCGGGTACGTCCGGTTCGCCGGGGCCCCCGGCGGCGCGCCGGCGGCCGGCGACGACGGTTCCGGCCGGAACTCCGGCGACGGTTCCGACGGGAACTCCGGCGACGGCCCGGGCCGCGGCCCGGACCCGGCCGCGAGCTGCGGTCCGAAGGGCGAGAGCTGCCCGGAGCCGGACGGCGGCAAGGACGGATGA
- a CDS encoding fumarate hydratase, with protein sequence MSSAAAFTYAPLLPVGADQTEYRLVTDEGVDVVNGPGGRRFLTVDPAALTALTAEAMHDIAHFLRPAHLAQLRSIIDDPAASPNDRFVALDLLRNANIAAGGVLPMCQDTGTAIVMGKRGRHVLTDGTDAEAISRGVFQAYTRLNLRYSQLAPLTMWEERNTGSNLPAQVEIYAEDPDGHPDAYKFLFMAKGGGSANKSYLYQETKALLNPTRMMQFLEEKLRLIGTAACPPYHLAIVIGGTSAEYALKTAKYASAKYLDALPTEGSMTAHGFRDLELEAEVLELTRNFGIGAQFGGRYFCHDVRVVRLPRHGASCPVAIAVSCSADRQAVAKITPSGVWLERLETDPARYLPDVTDETLETEEVVRVDLNRPMDEIRAELSKYPVKTRLSLTGPLVVARDIAHAKIAERLDAGEPMPQYLRDHAVYYAGPAKTPEGYASGSFGPTTAGRMDAYVEKFQAAGGSMVMLAKGNRSGQVTRSCHQHGGFYLGSIGGPAARLAQDCIKHVEVLEYQELGMEAVWKIEVEDFPAFIVVDDKGNDFFAEVTKPVLTVGRR encoded by the coding sequence ATGAGCAGTGCCGCCGCGTTCACCTACGCCCCTTTGCTCCCGGTCGGTGCCGACCAGACCGAGTACCGGCTGGTCACCGACGAGGGCGTCGACGTCGTCAACGGTCCGGGTGGCCGTCGGTTCCTCACCGTGGACCCGGCCGCGCTCACCGCCCTGACCGCCGAGGCGATGCACGACATCGCGCACTTCCTGCGCCCGGCCCACCTGGCCCAGCTCCGGTCGATCATCGACGATCCGGCGGCCTCCCCGAACGACCGCTTCGTCGCGCTGGACCTGCTGCGCAACGCGAACATCGCGGCCGGTGGGGTGCTGCCGATGTGCCAGGACACCGGAACCGCCATCGTGATGGGCAAGCGGGGCCGGCACGTGCTCACCGACGGCACCGACGCGGAGGCCATCTCCCGGGGCGTCTTCCAGGCGTACACGAGGCTGAACCTGCGCTACTCGCAGCTCGCCCCGCTGACCATGTGGGAGGAGCGGAACACCGGCAGCAACCTGCCGGCGCAGGTGGAGATCTACGCCGAGGACCCGGACGGTCACCCGGACGCGTACAAGTTCCTCTTCATGGCCAAGGGCGGCGGCTCGGCCAACAAGTCGTACCTCTACCAGGAGACCAAGGCGCTGCTGAACCCGACGCGGATGATGCAGTTCCTGGAGGAGAAGCTGCGGCTGATCGGCACCGCGGCCTGCCCGCCGTACCACCTGGCGATCGTGATCGGCGGGACCTCGGCCGAGTACGCGCTGAAGACCGCCAAGTACGCCTCCGCCAAGTACCTCGACGCGCTGCCGACCGAGGGCTCGATGACCGCGCACGGCTTCCGGGACCTGGAGCTGGAAGCCGAGGTGCTGGAGCTGACCCGAAACTTCGGCATCGGCGCGCAGTTCGGCGGACGCTACTTCTGCCACGACGTACGGGTGGTCCGGCTGCCCCGGCACGGCGCGTCCTGCCCGGTGGCGATCGCGGTCTCCTGCTCGGCCGACCGGCAGGCGGTAGCCAAGATCACCCCGTCGGGCGTGTGGCTGGAGCGCCTCGAAACCGACCCGGCCCGCTACCTGCCCGACGTCACCGACGAGACCCTGGAGACCGAGGAGGTCGTCCGGGTCGACCTGAACCGGCCGATGGACGAGATCCGCGCCGAGCTGTCGAAGTACCCGGTGAAGACCCGGCTCTCGCTGACCGGTCCCCTGGTCGTCGCCCGGGACATCGCCCACGCCAAGATCGCCGAGCGGCTGGACGCGGGCGAGCCGATGCCGCAGTACCTGCGCGACCACGCCGTCTACTACGCCGGCCCGGCCAAGACCCCCGAGGGGTACGCTTCCGGCTCGTTCGGCCCGACCACCGCCGGCCGGATGGACGCCTACGTGGAGAAGTTCCAGGCGGCCGGCGGCTCGATGGTGATGCTCGCCAAGGGCAACCGGTCCGGCCAGGTCACCCGCTCCTGCCACCAGCACGGCGGCTTCTACCTCGGCTCCATCGGCGGCCCCGCCGCCCGGCTCGCCCAGGACTGCATCAAGCACGTCGAGGTCCTGGAGTACCAGGAGTTGGGCATGGAGGCGGTCTGGAAGATCGAGGTGGAGGACTTCCCGGCCTTCATCGTGGTCGACGACAAGGGCAACGACTTCTTCGCCGAGGTCACCAAGCCGGTCCTCACCGTCGGCCGCCGCTGA
- a CDS encoding HNH endonuclease, producing MNAVLVLNADLGPLHRVPVQHAIRMLMRRVAEIHEAEPDRHLGVFPMPRVLRLVRYVVTRWRYRSGPGWSKCGVLRRDGYRCAYCPSTATTVDHILPRSRGGRNSWKNTIGACYACNQRKGDLTPAEAGMELRFQPLVPTWSGMVQR from the coding sequence GTGAACGCCGTGCTCGTGCTCAACGCCGACCTGGGACCGCTACACCGGGTCCCGGTCCAACACGCGATCCGGATGCTGATGCGCCGGGTCGCCGAGATCCACGAGGCCGAGCCGGACCGGCACCTCGGCGTCTTCCCGATGCCGCGCGTCCTGCGCCTGGTCCGGTACGTCGTCACCAGGTGGCGGTACCGCAGCGGCCCCGGCTGGTCCAAGTGCGGCGTGCTGCGCCGGGACGGCTACCGGTGCGCGTACTGCCCGTCGACGGCCACCACCGTCGACCACATCCTGCCCCGCTCGCGCGGCGGCCGGAACAGCTGGAAGAACACGATCGGCGCCTGCTACGCCTGCAACCAGCGCAAGGGTGACCTGACCCCCGCCGAGGCGGGGATGGAACTGCGGTTCCAGCCGTTGGTGCCCACCTGGTCGGGCATGGTGCAGCGCTGA
- a CDS encoding class II fumarate hydratase: MTNPEAVGYRIERDSMGEVEVPADALWRAQTQRAVQNFPISGRGIESAQVRALAQIKGAAAQVNAELGVLDAEVAAAIATAAAHVADGGYDDQFPIDVFQTGSGTSSNMNTNEVIASLAGRELGRDVHPNDDVNASQSSNDVFPSSIHLAATEAVTHDLLPALTHLAEALEAKAAEFETVVKAGRTHLMDATPVTLGQEFGGYAAQIRYGVERLEAALPRLAELPLGGTAVGTGINTPLGFASRVIEKLREQTGLPVTEARNHFEAQGARDALVETSGQLRTVAVGFYKIANDVRWMGSGPRAGLRELRIPDLQPGSSIMPGKVNPVVAEAVRQVCAQVVGNDATVAFAGSQGDFELNVMLPVMARNLLESIRLLAASSRLFADRCVAGLAANADVCLAYAEGSPSIVTPLNRYLGYDEAASIAKEALAKEISIREVVLARGHVDSGKLSEDQLDEALDVLRMTHP, encoded by the coding sequence GTGACGAATCCAGAGGCAGTGGGTTACCGGATCGAACGTGACTCGATGGGCGAGGTGGAGGTGCCCGCCGACGCGCTGTGGCGGGCGCAGACCCAGCGCGCGGTGCAGAACTTCCCGATCTCGGGCCGGGGGATCGAGTCCGCCCAGGTCCGGGCGCTGGCCCAGATCAAGGGCGCGGCGGCGCAGGTCAACGCCGAACTGGGCGTGCTCGACGCCGAGGTGGCTGCCGCGATCGCCACCGCCGCCGCGCACGTGGCCGACGGCGGGTACGACGACCAGTTCCCGATCGACGTCTTCCAGACCGGCTCGGGCACCTCGTCCAACATGAACACCAACGAGGTGATCGCCAGCCTGGCCGGCCGGGAGCTCGGCCGGGACGTGCACCCGAACGACGACGTCAACGCCTCGCAGTCCAGCAACGACGTCTTCCCGTCCTCGATCCACCTGGCCGCCACCGAAGCGGTCACCCACGACTTGCTCCCCGCGCTGACCCACTTGGCCGAGGCGCTGGAGGCCAAGGCCGCCGAGTTCGAGACGGTGGTCAAGGCCGGGCGGACCCACCTCATGGACGCCACCCCGGTCACCCTCGGCCAGGAGTTCGGCGGGTACGCCGCGCAGATCCGATACGGCGTCGAGCGGCTGGAGGCGGCGCTGCCCCGCCTGGCCGAACTGCCGCTGGGCGGCACTGCCGTGGGCACCGGCATCAACACCCCGCTCGGCTTCGCCAGCCGGGTGATCGAGAAGTTGCGCGAGCAGACCGGGCTGCCGGTGACCGAGGCCCGCAACCACTTCGAGGCGCAGGGCGCGCGGGACGCGCTGGTGGAGACGTCCGGCCAGCTCCGTACCGTCGCGGTCGGCTTCTACAAGATCGCCAACGACGTACGCTGGATGGGCTCCGGCCCCCGCGCCGGCCTGCGTGAGCTGCGCATCCCCGACCTCCAGCCCGGCTCGTCGATCATGCCCGGCAAGGTGAACCCTGTGGTCGCCGAGGCGGTCCGGCAGGTCTGCGCCCAGGTGGTCGGCAACGACGCCACGGTCGCGTTCGCCGGTTCCCAGGGGGACTTCGAGCTGAACGTGATGCTCCCGGTGATGGCCCGCAACCTGCTGGAGTCGATCCGGCTGCTGGCCGCGTCCAGCCGTCTCTTCGCCGACCGCTGCGTGGCCGGCCTCGCCGCGAACGCGGACGTCTGCCTGGCGTACGCGGAAGGTTCGCCGTCGATCGTCACCCCGCTCAACCGCTATCTCGGGTACGACGAGGCCGCCTCGATCGCCAAGGAGGCGCTGGCGAAGGAGATCTCCATCCGGGAGGTGGTGCTCGCCCGGGGCCACGTGGACAGCGGGAAGCTCAGTGAGGACCAGCTCGACGAGGCGCTCGACGTGCTGAGGATGACCCACCCCTGA
- a CDS encoding DUF397 domain-containing protein → MELTGMVGRRDSRDPVDPVFTFDPYAGRVFVAALPR, encoded by the coding sequence ATGGAGCTGACCGGCATGGTCGGGAGGCGCGACAGCAGGGACCCGGTCGACCCAGTGTTCACCTTCGACCCGTACGCCGGGCGGGTCTTCGTCGCGGCGCTGCCGCGCTGA
- a CDS encoding pyridoxamine 5'-phosphate oxidase family protein, with protein sequence MPVVPDGEVLARLGRERNVWFCTLRPDGSPHLTPVWFVHLDDQWWICTAARNRKVRNVAADPRVSLALEDGRAPVVAEGTATIHRESFPTGVVAAFRAKYGWDVTGSDGPEGGNVLLQVTVSRWLFAGPTD encoded by the coding sequence GTGCCGGTGGTTCCCGACGGCGAGGTGCTGGCCCGGCTCGGCCGGGAACGCAACGTCTGGTTCTGCACCCTCCGCCCCGACGGCTCACCGCACCTGACGCCGGTCTGGTTCGTCCACCTCGACGACCAGTGGTGGATCTGCACCGCCGCCCGCAACCGCAAGGTCCGGAACGTGGCGGCCGACCCCCGGGTCTCGCTGGCCCTGGAGGACGGACGTGCCCCGGTCGTCGCGGAGGGGACGGCGACGATCCACCGCGAGTCCTTCCCCACCGGTGTGGTGGCGGCCTTCCGCGCCAAGTACGGCTGGGACGTCACCGGCTCGGACGGGCCGGAGGGCGGCAACGTGCTGCTCCAGGTCACCGTCTCCCGCTGGCTTTTCGCCGGCCCGACGGACTGA
- a CDS encoding GNAT family N-acetyltransferase: MTPPEQATILLETARLRLRRLTPADVDHLVGLDADPEVMRYLTNGRPTPLPVIRDELLPHLLDQYDRWPGLGRWAAVDRLDGAFLGWFALAPPAGDPPASGPTQAELGYRLRRSAWGRGLATEGARALVRYAFTRLGLRRVWAETMAVNVGSRRVMEKTGLHYVRTFHLTWDDPIPGYEHGEVEYEILTPDARNDALPTELTTGAFISW, encoded by the coding sequence ATGACCCCACCGGAGCAGGCCACGATCCTGCTGGAGACCGCGCGCCTCCGGCTGCGCCGGCTGACCCCCGCCGACGTCGACCACCTCGTCGGGTTGGACGCCGACCCGGAGGTCATGCGCTACCTCACCAACGGCCGGCCCACGCCGCTGCCGGTGATCCGGGACGAGCTGCTGCCCCACCTGCTCGACCAGTACGACCGCTGGCCGGGCCTCGGCCGCTGGGCGGCGGTCGACCGGCTCGACGGGGCCTTTCTCGGCTGGTTCGCCCTCGCCCCGCCGGCCGGTGACCCCCCGGCGTCCGGACCCACCCAGGCCGAGTTGGGCTACCGTCTCCGGCGCTCCGCCTGGGGACGAGGGCTCGCCACGGAAGGGGCGCGGGCCCTCGTCCGGTACGCCTTCACGCGGCTCGGGCTGCGCCGGGTCTGGGCGGAGACCATGGCCGTCAACGTGGGATCCCGGCGGGTCATGGAGAAAACCGGCCTGCATTATGTCCGCACTTTTCACCTCACCTGGGACGACCCGATTCCGGGATACGAACACGGGGAGGTGGAATACGAAATTCTCACCCCGGATGCTAGGAATGATGCTCTGCCGACGGAGTTGACAACGGGGGCCTTCATTTCATGGTGA
- a CDS encoding HAD family hydrolase, translated as MVSVVVFDADETLLDLRPAVTSSLAVVLEEMRRLSPAAATVSLADLEADWAAVGAVRSAAPVQEVRRAGLALSLARAGLDAELDRMLELFFAHRFALTRPFPDVLPALAELRRHFVLGYATNGNSRTERCGLAGEFAFELYAHENGLPKKPAPEFYAAVVAAAGVPPSEVLYVGDSLDHDVIAPQRAGLRAVWLNRIGTVCRPGVVPDGEVSTMAELLDVIDRSVRQPL; from the coding sequence ATGGTGAGTGTGGTCGTGTTCGACGCGGACGAGACGCTGCTGGATCTGAGACCGGCGGTGACCAGCAGTCTGGCGGTCGTACTGGAGGAGATGCGGCGGCTGAGCCCCGCCGCGGCCACGGTCTCCCTGGCGGACCTGGAGGCGGACTGGGCGGCGGTCGGGGCTGTACGCAGTGCCGCGCCGGTGCAGGAGGTCCGTCGCGCCGGGCTGGCCCTGTCGCTGGCCCGGGCCGGGCTGGACGCCGAACTCGACCGCATGCTCGAACTGTTCTTCGCTCACCGGTTCGCGCTGACCAGGCCATTTCCGGATGTGCTCCCGGCGCTCGCCGAGTTGCGCCGGCACTTCGTTCTCGGCTACGCCACCAACGGCAACAGCCGGACCGAACGCTGCGGCCTGGCCGGCGAGTTCGCCTTCGAGTTGTACGCCCACGAGAACGGACTGCCGAAGAAACCGGCACCCGAGTTCTACGCGGCGGTGGTGGCGGCGGCCGGGGTGCCCCCGTCGGAGGTGCTCTACGTGGGGGACTCCCTCGACCACGACGTGATCGCGCCGCAACGCGCGGGACTGCGCGCGGTCTGGCTGAACCGCATTGGGACGGTCTGCCGTCCCGGGGTGGTGCCGGACGGTGAGGTGTCCACAATGGCCGAACTGCTCGACGTCATCGACCGGTCGGTGCGACAGCCGCTGTGA